One Coregonus clupeaformis isolate EN_2021a chromosome 21, ASM2061545v1, whole genome shotgun sequence DNA window includes the following coding sequences:
- the LOC121535128 gene encoding uncharacterized protein LOC121535128, which yields MAQLSQKGGLCNMKMLLLAVIFCLLSPVAANVLVSSEHKTLMPVKDHPILNNPDATKEQVDSLRVKEYSSPGNVGQLTKGYSSKNVKDPPDFVEPLISVPEHKPLMPVKDHSVQNNPDATKETNFKSLLEQLESLRVKDDSSPEHRPLMPVKDHPVQDIPNVAKWTKMVQVDQMLEQLQRMKDDTFPGKAKVPQMIVEKRIPYLQAYKQKALQGDNNIFKENLQAPAPKAQKSTLKIKPRVNILTDPSYSEPLVKVNLILGLVFYGFIVIVVLYDAVRISKEARRRSDAIATASVPPFLTILQKSCRSQRSSSPLRTNLSRKRDLERVLSA from the exons ATGGCACAGCTCTCCCAGAAGGGTGGGCTGTGCAACATGAAGATGTTATTGTTGGCTGTTATTTTCTGTCTCCTTTCGCCTGTTGCTGCAAATGTGTTGGTGTCTTCAGAGCACAAGACTTTGATGCCAGTGAAGGACCACCCTATTCTGAACAACCCTGATGCTACAAAAGAACAAGTTGATAGTTTACGGGTGAAAGAATATTCTTCTCCAGGTAATGTGGGCCAGTTGACAAAAGGATATTCCTCAAAAAATGTCAAAGACCCCCCGGACTTTGTAGAGCCCCTGATTTCTGTTCCAGAGCACAAGCCGTTGATGCCAGTGAAGGACcactctgttcagaacaaccctgaTGCTACAAAAGAGACCAATTTTAAGTCATTGCTGGAACAACTTGAGAGTTTACGGGTGAAAGACGATTCTTCTCCAG AGCACAGGCCTTTGATGCCAGTGAAGGACCACCCTGTTCAGGACATCCCCAATGTTGCAAAATGGACCAAAATGGTGCAAGTGGACCAGATGCTGGAACAACTTCAGAGGATGAAAGATGATACTTTCCCAGGTAAAGCTAAAGTCCCACAGATGATTGTGGAGAAACGTATTCCTTATCTACAGGCTTACAAGCAAAAAGCATTGCAAGGTGACAACAACATCTTCAAAGAAAATCTTCAGGCTCCAGCTCCAAAAGCTCAGAAGAGCACCCTGAAGATCAAACCCAGAGTCAACATATTGACTGACCCTTCTTACTCCGAGCCACTTGTGAAGGTGAACCTGATTTTGGGGCTTGTTTTCTATGGCTTCATCGTAATAGTGGTTCTCTATGATGCTGTGAGAATCTCCAAGGAGGCTAGAAGGCGATCTGATGCTATTGCCACTGCCAGTGTGCCCCCATTTCTGACGATTCTGCAAAAGAGTTGCAGAAGTCAAAGGAGTTCATCTCCACTAAGGACAAATCTGAGTCGGAAAAGAGACCTGGAAAGAGTGCTGTCAGCCTGA